A single Bosea sp. PAMC 26642 DNA region contains:
- a CDS encoding alpha/beta hydrolase — translation MDAVATTNFIHVFEPGTDAGRAPLLLLHGTGGDERDLLPLGRMVAPGASLLSPRGKVLEGAMPRFFRRLAEGVFDEADLTARTHELADFVMESRERHGLPAPIALGFSNGANIAASLLLLRPEVLAGAALLRAMSPFRQPPSADLAGKRVLMLSGALDPIIPAADSEWLARTLSGNGAIVDHRILPTGHGLSQADVGLVRDWLVKG, via the coding sequence ATGGACGCTGTCGCGACCACGAACTTCATCCACGTCTTCGAGCCGGGCACGGACGCAGGCCGCGCGCCCTTGCTGCTGCTTCACGGCACCGGGGGCGACGAACGCGACCTGCTGCCGCTCGGGCGCATGGTGGCGCCGGGCGCGAGCCTGCTCTCGCCGCGCGGAAAGGTACTGGAAGGGGCGATGCCGCGCTTCTTCCGGCGGCTGGCCGAGGGCGTCTTCGACGAGGCCGACCTGACCGCCCGCACGCATGAACTCGCGGATTTCGTGATGGAATCGCGCGAGCGTCACGGCCTGCCGGCACCGATCGCGCTGGGCTTCTCGAACGGCGCCAACATCGCCGCGAGCCTTTTGCTGCTGCGGCCGGAGGTGCTGGCGGGGGCTGCGCTTCTGCGGGCCATGTCGCCATTCCGGCAGCCGCCGAGCGCCGATCTCGCCGGCAAACGCGTGTTGATGCTGTCGGGCGCGCTCGACCCGATCATTCCGGCCGCAGATTCCGAGTGGCTGGCGAGAACGCTGTCGGGCAACGGGGCCATTGTCGATCACCGCATCCTGCCGACCGGGCATGGCCTGTCGCAGGCCGATGTCGGGCTGGTTCGGGACTGGCTCGTCAAGGGCTGA
- a CDS encoding ring-cleaving dioxygenase, which translates to MQINGIHHVTAIAGPARRNLDFYGRVLSLRLVKKTVNFDDPGTYHLYYGDAAGAPGTILTFFPWEHAAPGRLGVGETQETVFRVPAGAIGYWTHRLVAHGVPHDAPVKRFGETVLSFRDPDGMRLALVGVPGIENETAWDGSDIPPESAIRGFHSVSLLLDDAAATGTILSDVFGFREIGREDTTIRYGVDGGVLGKVVDLRVAGGFLPARQGAGSVHHIAFRAADDAAQEEMVRLLAENHGIRTTEQRDRNYFRSVYFREPGRVLFEIATDVPGFAVDEPAATLGQALKLPAGLEAQRARIETLLPELA; encoded by the coding sequence ATGCAGATCAACGGCATCCACCACGTTACCGCGATCGCCGGCCCCGCGCGCCGCAATCTCGACTTCTACGGCCGCGTGCTCAGCCTGCGCCTGGTCAAGAAGACCGTCAATTTCGACGATCCCGGCACTTATCATCTTTACTATGGCGACGCCGCCGGCGCGCCGGGCACCATCCTGACGTTCTTTCCCTGGGAGCATGCCGCTCCCGGCCGGCTCGGTGTCGGCGAGACGCAGGAGACTGTGTTCCGGGTTCCGGCAGGCGCGATCGGCTACTGGACGCATCGCCTCGTGGCGCATGGCGTTCCCCATGATGCGCCGGTGAAGCGCTTCGGCGAGACCGTCCTGTCCTTCCGCGATCCCGACGGGATGCGGCTGGCGCTGGTCGGTGTTCCGGGCATCGAGAACGAGACCGCCTGGGACGGCAGCGACATCCCGCCCGAGTCGGCGATCCGCGGCTTCCACAGCGTCAGCCTGCTGCTCGACGACGCCGCCGCGACCGGCACTATCCTGAGCGACGTCTTCGGCTTCAGGGAGATCGGCCGCGAGGACACCACCATCCGCTATGGCGTGGATGGCGGTGTCCTCGGCAAGGTGGTCGACCTGCGGGTCGCAGGCGGGTTCCTGCCGGCCCGGCAGGGCGCGGGCTCGGTGCACCATATCGCCTTCCGCGCCGCCGACGATGCGGCGCAGGAGGAGATGGTGCGGCTGCTGGCCGAGAACCACGGCATCCGCACGACGGAGCAGAGGGACCGGAACTACTTCCGCTCCGTCTACTTCCGCGAGCCGGGCCGCGTCCTGTTCGAGATCGCGACCGACGTCCCCGGTTTTGCCGTCGACGAGCCTGCAGCGACCCTCGGGCAGGCGTTGAAGCTGCCGGCAGGGCTGGAAGCCCAGCGCGCCCGCATCGAGACACTGCTGCCGGAACTCGCCTGA
- a CDS encoding glucosamine-6-phosphate deaminase, with protein sequence MLDIRVVPDKNSLGAQAAALGAAAIRDAIARHGESTIIVATGASQFEVLQQLVAAPDIDWSKVTAFHLDEYVGLSEAHPASFRRYLRLRFMAPLSDVPTFIPVDGEGDPEAETRRLNALIAGRRIDVCFAGIGENCHLAFNDPPADFDTDEPYIVVTLDEACRQQQFGEGWFPTFESVPERAISMSVRQIMKSALIVLSVSDERKAKAARDAIEGPVSPLHPASILQTHPNTMLFLDPPAASLLRKG encoded by the coding sequence ATGCTCGATATCCGCGTCGTTCCCGATAAGAACAGCCTTGGCGCACAGGCCGCCGCGCTCGGCGCTGCGGCGATCCGCGATGCGATTGCCCGGCATGGCGAATCGACGATCATCGTTGCGACCGGCGCCAGCCAGTTCGAGGTACTTCAGCAACTCGTCGCGGCGCCTGATATCGACTGGAGCAAGGTCACAGCCTTCCATCTCGATGAATATGTCGGTTTGAGCGAGGCCCATCCGGCGAGCTTCCGACGCTATCTGCGCCTGCGCTTCATGGCGCCCCTGAGCGACGTGCCGACCTTTATCCCGGTCGATGGCGAGGGCGATCCGGAGGCCGAGACGCGGCGCCTGAATGCGCTGATCGCGGGCCGGCGTATCGATGTCTGCTTCGCGGGCATCGGCGAGAACTGCCACCTCGCCTTCAACGATCCCCCCGCCGATTTCGACACGGACGAGCCCTATATCGTCGTGACGCTCGACGAGGCCTGCCGCCAGCAGCAGTTCGGCGAGGGCTGGTTCCCGACTTTCGAGTCGGTTCCCGAGCGTGCGATCTCGATGAGCGTGCGCCAGATCATGAAGAGCGCGTTGATCGTCCTGTCAGTCTCCGACGAACGCAAGGCGAAGGCCGCGCGCGATGCGATCGAGGGGCCTGTCAGCCCGCTGCATCCGGCCTCGATCCTGCAGACGCACCCCAACACGATGCTGTTCCTCGATCCGCCGGCAGCCTCGCTGCTGCGCAAGGGCTGA
- a CDS encoding TIGR04283 family arsenosugar biosynthesis glycosyltransferase, producing MAAASVSLVSIVIPTLNAAALLPPALAQFDAARTEGLIAEIIVSDGGSRDDTVALAQAAGAAVLPGPAGRGEQLARGASAARADWLLFLHADTTFDAGWLQAVSTFITREGEDRAAAFAFALDDDAPAARRLERIVAWRSRILALPYGDQGLLISRKLYDEIGGFRPLPLMEDVDLVRRIGRRRLHILDVRAVTSAARYRRDGYRRRSLRNLVCLSLWFAGVPPRLIAKLYG from the coding sequence GTGGCGGCTGCTTCGGTTTCCCTTGTCAGCATTGTCATCCCCACGCTGAACGCCGCAGCCTTGCTGCCGCCCGCGCTCGCGCAGTTCGACGCAGCCCGGACGGAAGGACTCATTGCCGAGATCATCGTCAGCGACGGCGGCTCGCGCGACGACACGGTTGCACTCGCGCAAGCGGCCGGCGCGGCAGTCCTCCCCGGCCCGGCAGGACGGGGCGAACAGCTTGCACGCGGGGCGAGCGCCGCCCGCGCCGACTGGCTGCTGTTCCTCCACGCCGACACGACGTTCGACGCGGGCTGGCTTCAGGCCGTCTCCACCTTCATCACGCGCGAGGGCGAGGACCGCGCCGCAGCCTTCGCCTTCGCGCTCGATGACGACGCGCCTGCCGCGCGCCGGCTCGAACGCATCGTCGCCTGGCGCAGTCGCATTCTGGCGCTGCCCTATGGCGATCAGGGCCTGCTGATCTCGCGAAAACTCTACGACGAAATCGGCGGCTTCCGGCCGCTGCCGCTGATGGAAGATGTCGACCTCGTCCGCCGGATCGGCCGCCGCCGCCTGCACATTCTTGACGTTCGGGCCGTGACCAGCGCCGCCCGCTATCGCCGCGACGGCTACCGCCGCCGCTCCCTGCGCAATCTTGTCTGCCTGTCGCTCTGGTTCGCCGGCGTGCCGCCGCGCCTGATCGCAAAACTCTACGGCTGA
- a CDS encoding ROK family protein, with amino-acid sequence MALVTIEDIALANPQERDRARVYGLVAGGLAQSRAEAGRLSGLRSTTISRVVADLVERGLLIESVGGNAGRGRPAGVLIANARRIGGSVIHVVSQSLAGALVDLNGQVIAERMVPIAREADNGAMAQAMASLAADLLAATPHGMAHAGTVVSLSGLIDLRHKQWVMASRWPRMRSLDIAALLEPIAGPVEICRNLDAELRARVAREPERFSGGTLLLHWGWGIGLAHAVDGEPLAPAGGPFGEIGHWRFSVLDKRRCGCGNTACLETGAALWALLPVLQERWPELGEDEDGLAEALPACDLLGVPEVKEAARILARALANVCRLLFPSRIVVSGPLVANAALWAHFDALFRQEGAMEGLAVPQLSAVRASQSYEIHGAAAPLLGRAARALLAGP; translated from the coding sequence ATGGCGCTGGTGACGATCGAGGACATCGCCCTCGCCAATCCGCAGGAGCGCGACCGCGCCCGGGTCTACGGGCTCGTCGCCGGCGGGCTCGCCCAGTCACGCGCCGAGGCAGGGCGGCTTTCGGGCCTGCGCTCGACCACGATCTCGCGCGTCGTTGCAGATCTCGTTGAACGCGGACTCCTGATCGAGAGCGTCGGCGGCAATGCCGGGCGAGGCCGGCCGGCGGGCGTGCTCATCGCCAATGCGCGGCGCATCGGCGGCTCGGTGATCCATGTGGTGAGCCAATCGCTCGCAGGCGCGCTGGTCGATCTCAATGGTCAGGTCATCGCGGAGCGGATGGTGCCGATCGCGCGCGAGGCCGACAACGGCGCGATGGCACAAGCGATGGCGAGCCTGGCCGCCGACCTGCTTGCAGCGACTCCCCACGGCATGGCCCATGCTGGCACGGTCGTGTCGCTCTCGGGGCTGATCGACCTGCGGCACAAGCAATGGGTCATGGCCTCGCGCTGGCCTCGCATGCGCAGCCTCGACATCGCCGCGCTGCTCGAACCCATCGCCGGACCGGTCGAGATCTGCCGCAACCTGGATGCCGAGCTGCGGGCGCGGGTGGCACGCGAACCGGAGCGCTTTTCCGGGGGGACATTGCTGCTGCACTGGGGCTGGGGTATCGGGCTGGCGCACGCTGTCGATGGCGAGCCGCTGGCGCCGGCGGGGGGACCGTTCGGCGAGATCGGTCATTGGCGCTTTTCAGTATTGGACAAGCGTCGCTGCGGCTGCGGCAACACCGCTTGCCTCGAAACAGGGGCGGCGCTCTGGGCGCTGCTGCCGGTGCTGCAGGAACGCTGGCCTGAACTCGGAGAGGACGAAGACGGGCTGGCCGAGGCGCTGCCCGCCTGCGATCTGCTGGGCGTTCCCGAGGTCAAGGAGGCGGCGCGCATCCTGGCGCGGGCGCTTGCCAACGTCTGCCGGCTGCTTTTCCCCAGCCGGATCGTCGTCAGCGGGCCGCTCGTCGCCAACGCAGCGCTCTGGGCGCATTTCGATGCGCTGTTTCGGCAGGAGGGCGCTATGGAGGGGCTCGCGGTCCCGCAGCTCTCGGCAGTCCGCGCCAGCCAGAGCTACGAAATCCACGGTGCCGCCGCGCCCCTGCTCGGCCGTGCGGCGCGAGCGCTGCTGGCGGGGCCGTAA
- a CDS encoding ABC transporter substrate-binding protein, with the protein MGLDRRTVLGGIGAIAAGGPAAFAASPALPSAPVTISVIDVGGALALMQKAFEDYRTANPKLVSRIAFVKAPAPELASKIKAQQEAGRADLDLVLTGSDGLAAGLDQKLWLKILPDYADKFPNIEANYEPAALNLHKVQGDGFGVVVNYYPSGPLLEYMPDRVKAPPTTAEELLAWAKANPNRFMYARPANSGPGRTFMMGLPYILGDKDPQDPVGGWDKTWAYLAELGKYVEYYPAGTGATMKEFGEGSRDIIISTTGWDINPRALGIVPKEAKIQTLKGFHWVSDAFFMCVPKGVPDDRLAVVLDMMAFVLTPKMQAYSYDEGYLYPGPAVKNVPLSLAPEASQKVIAEFGRPEYADLIANNPIELPLKPEKMVVAFRKWDELVGSKRAK; encoded by the coding sequence ATGGGACTGGACCGCCGCACCGTCTTGGGCGGCATCGGCGCGATCGCCGCCGGCGGGCCGGCCGCCTTCGCGGCCTCGCCGGCACTGCCGAGCGCGCCCGTCACGATCAGCGTGATCGATGTCGGCGGTGCTCTTGCGCTGATGCAGAAGGCCTTCGAGGACTACCGAACCGCCAACCCCAAGCTGGTCTCGCGCATCGCCTTCGTGAAGGCCCCGGCGCCCGAACTCGCCAGCAAGATCAAGGCGCAGCAGGAGGCCGGCCGCGCCGATCTCGATCTCGTCCTGACCGGCAGCGACGGGCTGGCCGCCGGTCTCGACCAGAAGCTCTGGCTCAAGATCCTGCCCGATTACGCCGACAAATTCCCGAACATCGAGGCGAATTACGAGCCCGCCGCGCTGAACCTGCACAAGGTCCAGGGCGACGGCTTCGGCGTCGTCGTGAACTACTATCCCTCCGGGCCGCTGCTCGAATACATGCCCGATCGGGTCAAGGCGCCGCCGACCACGGCCGAGGAACTGCTCGCCTGGGCCAAGGCCAACCCCAACCGCTTCATGTATGCCCGCCCGGCCAATTCCGGCCCCGGCCGCACCTTCATGATGGGGCTGCCCTACATCCTCGGCGACAAGGATCCCCAGGACCCGGTCGGCGGCTGGGACAAGACCTGGGCTTATCTCGCCGAACTTGGAAAATACGTCGAATATTACCCGGCGGGCACGGGCGCGACGATGAAGGAGTTCGGCGAGGGCTCGCGCGACATCATCATCTCGACCACCGGCTGGGACATCAACCCGCGCGCGCTCGGCATCGTGCCGAAGGAAGCGAAGATCCAGACCCTGAAGGGCTTCCACTGGGTCTCCGACGCCTTCTTCATGTGCGTACCCAAAGGCGTGCCGGACGACCGCCTCGCGGTGGTGCTCGACATGATGGCCTTCGTTCTGACGCCGAAGATGCAGGCCTATTCCTATGACGAGGGCTATCTCTATCCCGGCCCGGCTGTGAAGAACGTGCCGCTCTCGCTTGCGCCCGAAGCCAGCCAGAAGGTCATCGCCGAGTTTGGCCGGCCCGAATATGCCGACCTGATCGCCAACAACCCGATCGAACTGCCGCTGAAGCCCGAGAAGATGGTTGTGGCCTTCCGCAAATGGGACGAACTGGTCGGTTCGAAGCGCGCGAAGTAG
- a CDS encoding histone deacetylase family protein codes for MRAFYHPEQALHDPQQYMRFGRIVAPKDLPERTAQLLGALDKHGIVPELPAAHGVDPILAIHDAGFVRFLETIWQRWQELPERGPEAWPNTFPYWSGRTDEAVRPPCRPTGIMGQLGWYLGDLSVPVGEHCWLSTLRSAETAVSAADAVLAGDRAVYALCRPSGHHARADRATGFCYVNNTAVAAQRLRSTFAKVAILDVDAHHGDGTQQIFYRRDDVLTVSIHADPTNYYPFFTGYDDERGNGPGEGFNLNLPLSHGAGGAEMDAAVDRAGRAIRDFGAQALVVALGYDAHKDDPIGVLKLESADFGTIGAKVAALRLPTLVVQEGGYAIEAIGSCLDAFIAGFDGV; via the coding sequence ATGCGCGCCTTCTACCATCCCGAACAGGCTCTCCACGATCCCCAGCAATATATGCGCTTCGGCCGCATCGTCGCGCCCAAGGACCTGCCGGAACGAACGGCGCAACTGCTCGGCGCGTTGGACAAGCACGGGATCGTGCCAGAGCTGCCGGCCGCGCACGGCGTCGATCCGATCCTGGCGATCCACGACGCCGGCTTCGTGCGTTTCCTCGAGACCATCTGGCAGCGTTGGCAGGAACTGCCCGAGCGTGGGCCGGAAGCCTGGCCCAACACCTTTCCCTATTGGAGCGGCCGGACCGACGAGGCGGTGCGCCCGCCCTGCCGCCCGACCGGCATCATGGGCCAGCTCGGCTGGTATCTCGGCGATCTCTCGGTGCCGGTCGGCGAGCATTGCTGGCTTTCGACCCTGCGCTCGGCCGAGACCGCCGTCTCCGCGGCAGACGCCGTGCTGGCCGGCGATCGCGCCGTCTACGCGCTGTGCCGCCCCTCCGGCCATCACGCCCGCGCCGACCGTGCGACGGGCTTCTGCTACGTCAACAACACGGCCGTCGCGGCGCAGCGCCTCCGCTCGACATTCGCCAAGGTCGCGATCCTGGATGTCGACGCCCACCACGGCGATGGCACGCAGCAGATCTTCTACCGCCGCGACGACGTGCTGACGGTCTCGATCCATGCCGACCCCACGAACTATTACCCCTTCTTCACCGGCTATGACGACGAGCGCGGAAACGGGCCCGGCGAAGGCTTCAACCTGAATCTCCCACTGTCGCATGGGGCGGGCGGCGCCGAGATGGATGCCGCCGTCGATCGGGCCGGGCGGGCGATCCGTGACTTCGGCGCGCAGGCTCTTGTCGTCGCGCTCGGCTACGACGCCCACAAGGACGACCCGATCGGCGTTCTGAAGCTGGAGAGCGCCGATTTCGGCACGATCGGCGCCAAGGTCGCGGCGCTTCGCCTGCCGACGCTGGTCGTGCAGGAGGGCGGCTATGCGATCGAGGCTATCGGCAGCTGCCTCGATGCCTTCATTGCCGGGTTCGACGGCGTCTGA
- a CDS encoding N-acetylglucosamine-6-phosphate deacetylase, with the protein MTISAGLVDLQVNGFAGIDFNSGTITPAEMDHALEAMLATGVTTCLPTIITAHPDELEARFLALDAAISGSRLGSAMCPGYHLEGPFLNPAPGHRGCHPPEAMTAADPALVARLQGLVSRPILMVTLAPEIDGALALTATLADQGVIVALGHSAADFAQVAAATDAGARLVTHLGNGMPQSMHKLENPIFAQLAEDRLQASFIADGIHLHPKALQSLLRAKGLARSILVTDAVAAAAAKPGRYRFAGMEIDRTPSGAVRLPGATSLAGSALCLDQAVRNLVAWGLATVEEALAMASRTPLALLASALAAYGLAEPESEVEWSADLAVRRIRIGPIERRYGLDMAVS; encoded by the coding sequence ATGACGATCTCGGCCGGCCTTGTCGATCTCCAGGTCAACGGCTTCGCCGGCATCGATTTCAATTCCGGCACGATCACCCCGGCCGAAATGGATCACGCGCTGGAGGCGATGCTCGCCACCGGCGTCACCACCTGCCTGCCGACGATCATCACCGCCCATCCCGACGAATTGGAAGCACGCTTCCTTGCCCTCGATGCCGCCATCTCCGGCAGCCGGCTCGGGTCCGCGATGTGTCCCGGCTATCATCTCGAAGGCCCGTTCCTGAACCCGGCGCCGGGCCATCGTGGCTGCCATCCGCCCGAGGCGATGACGGCCGCCGATCCCGCGCTCGTCGCCCGGTTGCAAGGGCTGGTGTCGCGGCCGATCCTGATGGTCACGCTTGCCCCGGAGATCGATGGCGCACTCGCCCTGACCGCGACGCTTGCCGACCAGGGAGTCATCGTCGCTCTCGGCCACAGTGCCGCCGATTTCGCCCAGGTCGCCGCCGCAACTGATGCCGGCGCGCGCCTGGTGACGCATCTCGGCAACGGCATGCCGCAGTCCATGCACAAGCTCGAAAATCCGATCTTCGCGCAACTGGCCGAGGACCGGCTGCAGGCGAGCTTCATCGCCGACGGCATCCATCTTCATCCCAAGGCGCTGCAATCGCTGTTGCGCGCCAAGGGGCTGGCCCGCTCCATCCTGGTGACGGACGCCGTCGCCGCTGCCGCGGCAAAGCCCGGCCGCTATCGCTTCGCCGGCATGGAGATCGACCGCACGCCCAGTGGCGCGGTCCGCTTGCCCGGTGCTACTTCCCTTGCAGGTTCGGCACTTTGCCTCGACCAAGCAGTCCGCAATCTCGTTGCCTGGGGATTGGCTACAGTCGAGGAGGCGCTGGCTATGGCCTCGAGGACCCCGCTCGCTTTGCTTGCTTCCGCGCTCGCCGCTTACGGCTTGGCCGAGCCCGAAAGCGAGGTCGAATGGAGCGCGGATCTCGCGGTTCGGCGCATACGCATCGGCCCGATCGAACGCCGCTACGGCCTGGACATGGCCGTCAGCTAG
- a CDS encoding ABC transporter permease — protein MLRLVPPLTLFLFLCPVLVGLAGTIAPAFGYLPAIGAVELSLDPFRTLFAWPGFASALKLTLGVGALASLLSLLGAVSLVAMLSGTRWFARIQTALTPLLASPHASVALGLAFVLAPSGWIVRVISPELTGWTRPPGDLVTIRDPHGLALVAGLLVKEIPYLAITLTAALGQVPALRLVACARAMGYAPTTAWLKLVLPQLWPQIRLPFYAVIAYSLSVVDQALVLGPGTPPPLAVLATRWFSDYDLAQYLPAAATGVLQLGIVIAGLVLSLLVEHLIARAGRRWITRGGRSGLADFVLPMLAGLATLILSLGLLALLGLALWSIAGSWPFASSLPRVWSFDAWMGMSGRLATGLATTLTIACAATLVALALCLGCLEHESRKARRPGNGVLWLLYLPLLVPQIAFLFGLQVALVRLRLDGTLLAVVWAHLVFVLPYVFLSLADPWRALDPRLARSATSLGASPGRVLLAIKLPMLLRPILIAAAVGIAVSIGQYLATIFAGAGRISTITTDALTLSSGADRATIGVLGFMQSVVPLACYGIALTLPRLVFRNRRGLL, from the coding sequence ATGCTGCGCCTCGTGCCACCCTTGACGTTGTTCCTGTTCCTCTGCCCCGTCCTCGTCGGGCTCGCGGGCACGATCGCGCCGGCCTTCGGCTATCTCCCTGCCATCGGCGCGGTCGAGCTCTCGCTCGATCCCTTCCGCACCCTCTTCGCCTGGCCGGGCTTCGCCTCGGCGCTAAAACTGACGCTGGGCGTCGGCGCCTTGGCGAGCCTGCTGTCACTGCTCGGGGCGGTGTCGCTCGTCGCCATGCTCTCGGGAACGCGCTGGTTCGCCCGCATCCAGACCGCATTGACGCCGCTTCTCGCCTCGCCGCACGCCTCCGTCGCGCTCGGCCTCGCCTTCGTCCTGGCGCCCTCGGGCTGGATCGTCCGCGTGATCTCGCCCGAACTCACCGGCTGGACCCGCCCGCCGGGCGATCTCGTCACCATTCGCGATCCCCATGGGCTGGCGCTGGTCGCAGGTCTGCTCGTCAAGGAGATACCCTATCTCGCGATCACGCTGACGGCCGCGCTCGGCCAGGTTCCGGCCCTCCGACTCGTCGCCTGCGCCCGCGCCATGGGCTATGCTCCCACGACGGCCTGGCTGAAGCTCGTCCTGCCCCAGCTCTGGCCGCAGATCCGCCTGCCCTTCTATGCCGTCATCGCCTATTCGCTGTCGGTGGTCGATCAGGCGCTGGTACTTGGGCCGGGCACCCCGCCGCCGCTTGCCGTGCTCGCGACGCGCTGGTTCTCAGACTACGACCTCGCGCAATATCTGCCCGCCGCCGCGACGGGTGTCCTCCAGCTCGGCATCGTCATCGCCGGACTGGTCCTGTCGCTGTTAGTCGAGCATCTGATCGCGCGCGCCGGCCGCCGCTGGATTACGCGAGGCGGGCGCTCTGGCCTCGCCGATTTCGTCCTACCGATGCTCGCCGGCCTCGCCACGCTCATCCTCAGCCTCGGCCTGCTCGCGCTGCTGGGGCTCGCTCTCTGGTCGATCGCGGGCAGCTGGCCATTCGCATCCTCCCTGCCGCGTGTCTGGAGCTTCGATGCCTGGATGGGGATGTCCGGACGTCTTGCCACGGGGCTCGCGACCACGCTGACCATCGCCTGCGCCGCGACGCTGGTCGCGCTGGCCCTGTGTCTCGGCTGCCTCGAACATGAATCGCGAAAAGCCCGCAGGCCCGGCAATGGTGTGCTCTGGCTGCTCTATCTGCCGCTGCTCGTGCCGCAGATCGCCTTCCTGTTCGGCCTGCAGGTCGCGCTCGTGCGCCTGCGGCTCGACGGCACGCTGCTGGCCGTCGTTTGGGCGCACCTCGTCTTCGTGCTGCCTTACGTCTTCCTGAGCCTTGCCGATCCCTGGCGCGCGCTCGATCCGCGCTTGGCGCGCAGCGCAACGAGCCTTGGAGCGTCGCCCGGGCGCGTCCTGCTGGCGATCAAGCTGCCGATGCTGCTGCGGCCGATCCTGATCGCGGCTGCGGTCGGAATCGCCGTCAGCATCGGGCAGTATCTGGCGACGATCTTCGCGGGCGCCGGCCGCATATCGACCATCACGACCGATGCCCTGACGCTGTCGAGCGGGGCTGACCGCGCCACCATCGGAGTCCTCGGCTTCATGCAATCGGTCGTGCCGCTGGCCTGCTACGGCATCGCGCTGACGCTCCCGCGCCTCGTCTTCCGCAACCGCAGAGGTTTGTTGTGA
- a CDS encoding ATP-binding cassette domain-containing protein, giving the protein MSDQTPNGALELRNVAIGLGREPLIGRLALTVAPGSVATVMGPSGSGKSSLLAYIAGFLDTRVFRAEGAVLLDGVDVAALRPERRRIGLLFQDDLLFPHLSVAGNLLFGVPAQIRDKAERHRFVEQALADADLSGFGERDPATLSGGQRARIALMRVLLSQPRALLLDEPFSKLDSELRAAFREMIFAQARRRALPVLMVTHDPQDAQAAGGDVLRLA; this is encoded by the coding sequence GTGAGCGATCAAACCCCGAATGGCGCGCTCGAACTGCGCAACGTCGCAATCGGCCTCGGTCGCGAGCCGCTGATCGGGCGGTTGGCCCTGACCGTCGCGCCCGGTTCGGTCGCGACCGTCATGGGTCCCAGTGGGTCCGGCAAGTCGAGCCTGCTCGCTTATATCGCCGGTTTCCTCGACACCCGGGTCTTCCGCGCAGAAGGCGCCGTGCTGCTCGACGGCGTCGACGTGGCGGCGCTGAGGCCGGAGAGGCGCCGCATCGGCCTGCTCTTCCAGGATGATCTGCTGTTCCCGCACCTCTCGGTCGCGGGGAATCTGCTGTTCGGCGTGCCGGCGCAGATCAGGGACAAGGCCGAACGGCATCGGTTCGTCGAGCAGGCGCTGGCGGATGCCGACCTGTCGGGCTTCGGCGAACGCGATCCCGCCACCCTCTCGGGCGGGCAGCGCGCCCGCATCGCTTTGATGCGTGTCCTGCTTTCGCAGCCGCGTGCGCTCCTGCTCGACGAGCCGTTCTCGAAGCTCGACAGCGAACTCAGGGCCGCTTTTCGCGAGATGATCTTTGCGCAGGCGCGGCGTCGCGCGCTGCCTGTCCTCATGGTCACGCACGATCCGCAGGATGCGCAGGCCGCGGGCGGGGATGTGCTCCGGCTTGCATGA
- a CDS encoding TIGR04282 family arsenosugar biosynthesis glycosyltransferase, with product MQTRTLVIMVKAPIVGRAKTRLARQIGAIEALRFYRTAMAALLRRLGGDPRWRTILAVDPPRATRACFWPPTLARRPQARGDLGVRMLEQFVAAPHGPVVLVGSDIPGITAAHIAAAFDALRSHDAVFGPAEDGGYWLVGLRAGFRPAGVFERVRWSSPHALADTRANLASRSVALAATLFDVDDANDWRRWKRLPVHGRTR from the coding sequence ATGCAGACCCGCACGCTCGTGATCATGGTCAAGGCTCCGATCGTCGGACGCGCCAAGACGCGGCTCGCCCGGCAGATCGGCGCCATCGAGGCGCTGCGGTTCTACCGGACCGCAATGGCGGCTCTGTTGCGCCGCCTCGGTGGTGATCCGCGCTGGCGTACGATCCTGGCCGTCGATCCGCCTCGCGCGACCAGAGCCTGCTTCTGGCCGCCCACGCTCGCCCGTCGCCCGCAGGCGCGCGGCGATCTCGGGGTCCGCATGTTGGAGCAGTTCGTTGCGGCCCCCCACGGGCCTGTCGTGCTGGTCGGTTCGGACATTCCGGGTATTACGGCGGCCCATATAGCGGCCGCCTTCGACGCGCTGCGCAGCCACGATGCCGTCTTCGGCCCGGCGGAAGATGGCGGCTACTGGCTGGTCGGCCTCAGGGCCGGTTTCCGGCCGGCCGGCGTTTTCGAGCGTGTTCGCTGGTCGAGCCCGCACGCCCTTGCAGACACGCGCGCCAATCTCGCCAGCCGCAGCGTCGCGCTCGCGGCAACCCTGTTCGATGTCGACGACGCCAACGACTGGCGCCGCTGGAAGCGCCTGCCGGTCCATGGCAGGACGCGCTGA